A window of Colias croceus chromosome 13, ilColCroc2.1 genomic DNA:
GCAGacatttctatttaaaattacaatacacGTATACGATTTTCATTATAAAGCGCTGTAGCGCAACGCTTGattgtaaattaatgttgAACGGAACACAGAAAGCGCTTcagattttgattaaaaattcaaCGATCACAAAACGACATCGATTCAGCGCTGAATCGGTTGCGAAAACCTGCTGTTTTTGgggaaattaaaaaagttgagcaacaaattaaaatgctCTGTGAGCTTACCGTGTAGAGACGCCTGTCTAAAAAGAAAATTGCGAGAATTAGTTACATTTTTTCTCAAAAGAAAACTTAAGCAGGTGCTACACGAAATTGGCGTTTCAACACGTAAtacgtaggtatttaaatgtacacatatttttatgttatatctatactaatattataaagctgaagagtttgtttgtttgaacgcgctaatctcagtaactactggtccaatttgaaaaattctttcagtgttagataggccatttatcaaggaaggctaggctatatataatatcatcacgctaagaccaacaggagcggagcaatgcgtgaaaccgcgcggaacagctagttcgtaaataaaatggtggaataaaaatgaaaattacagTACATCTACGTTGTAAAGACTTGATGAAGTATGCAGTCGAttcaataaaatcattataagTAAAGGCTATTAAACTAGAAACTCCCATTAGTATGCTAAAGCGGTGCCTCGGCCATTTTGTCGTGTAAGTGAAGAACTTAGGGCGTATTCACACTGAATAGAtgaagaatttaatttaatacagggaatcgataaataaatgaataatatttaaaaggttatttgtttattattgattttaatttcaataacgATGTGTTTTACGACGaagaacatttattttggTTGTGAAAGagaataatgtaaaaattctaGAAACACGGTTTCACACcattgtaatataaattattataccaaaaatatcattaatcaatagttttgttagttataatGGTAGAGCTATTTATTGGTATTTAACTGATTTCAaaggatattattattaaactaaaagCTCAAaagatttgttatattttagtgcaatatttatttcCGCTTTATTTctggtttatttttaagatctATCTAATAATAAGCACCGTTCTATCTAGACTAAGCACAGCGTGGActacaaaaaaactaaagtaaaaagaacaattatttAGCTTCCGTATCATTTGGCTTAATCGTAAATGGCGTCTTAGCGAAATAGCAGCAATAATAAAACCACAATAGAATCTATTTACGGCACATTAAAAACCCTAAGCGGCCATTAAATTCTTAACCATTTCCGAAGTGCATTTACGATTTTCAAAACGGAACTGTTTGAAATGCCCTTAAAAACGTCGAAAGAACTTTttcggtatttttatttatcgagTAGATGAGACTAAGATGAGACTACTCTGCAGAGTTTTAGAGACAAAAAGTAATTTCTGGAATGGCGTagttttcaatctatactaaaattataaagatgGAGATTTGTTTGCTTGGACgtactaatctcaggaaccacgagcccaattttaataattatttcactcttagatagtccatttatcgaggaaggctatagttatatcatcacgcaaaGACCtagagcacagctagtataataaaataataatagaacaaTATTTAGTAGCTacacaaaactttttttaactatgaatccgttttttttaatctctTGCACCACACCAGAACTAAGTTGGTCCGTCTAAGCAATTAGATAATTTGTACTAACGCAGCGATTATCCTGCTGAGTTGACTAACTCATACAATGGACCATTTAATAGCCATCAAGTATTATGAAGTCaatgtgatattattataggtcttaaatgtatttttatttctcaaaaCACTAAGAAATTCGTGCTGCTTGTACATGTACATTGTTTACAAGCATATTATATGtagctaataaatattattatagcaatgcatattataaatactatatttatttgtagcaCACTAATCTTCAAATATAACGTCCCTCTGTTTAGTGCAAACAAAAATGcattaaatcatattttgttaatactttttaaaagtttaataataaaggcGCTGAAAAACTCTATATTTCTACTTCTTATctatacattatataaaagtaattcataATCTAGTTATTTCAAGTAAGTAGATAATTTTTTGCCGCAACATCATTATAATCGGTCCATTCACATTATCAACAGAATTCGAATTGataaaactatatatttttaaatcttttccTATACAGAgcagatatttaaaaattaattgtgtTTATCTTGACCAAACTTCACAATGAATCtactgatttaatttaaacttgtCACGAAACGGATCTTAAAATACTCATGATGAACaacaaaacatataataattatttgaaaaaaataacaaatatttagcTTATTCACTGATAAATCACAGCGGCCAAGTGCGAACTGCAACAAACATTTAATCAATTCGTAAatggtacatattatttgctcatttttgaaaaacatcCTATAAAATTCTAagagatattaattataacataacCCAACATTTTCAGGAAAAGGATATTTTGCAGTAAACGGGGTCACGTGCAAAAATGTTTATCTATAACTTACAGAGATCGGTCCAGAGATTTTCAAATTCCATAAggacataaaatatttcattctaTTCATTAGGGAAAtgaaattgtattatattatgtaggtacgtgttaggaaatatttcaaaaataattattacgaaAAAATTCACAGAAAACTgatgacaataatttataggtGTATAGAAATCAACTAAATACCTTTTATCATGACGAACTAGTTTTCATTTACATGTAAGTAACCAAGACTCGTACATACGTAAAACCTAACTGTGCGCCAAAATTAAACGACATTGTGCGCGCCTGTGACAGATTGCGAGCAACGTCTCTACTCGTAATTATTTGCGCCTTCAGGTGTAGCAGGCGATGAAATATTGATTGCTTGATAAAATGATTCTATTCTGGCTACAAATCTTAGAGAGCGAATGCTTGTGTcctattttattcaaatacagaTAGATcgattataaattatgaatgaaaattatgCTTTCGTGATATTTACTGTACCTCTACCATGAGTTGACATAGTTAAATCGTCTGACGTAACTACAATAGTAAACGTGAAGAGTTCTTAACTTTCACGAGATTATTTACCGTGAATGACGTATCTATCGTCGAATAGCTATAAACTATGACATAATTATGTCAAATTTAGAACTCATGGTGCAAAAATTGTATGGTTACTACAGCGAGTGTAGTATAGTTTACTTATCTACTGTAGTATACTATTGCACCTCATGGTAGGCTTTTTAGTTCCGCTACGGCAGACTAGGGGCGCTGTacgaaattttatacaaaccgCTTACTACAATCGCTAGCGAGTATCGTGTGCGTAAACTCATGGTAGAGCTACTGAAAAGAAATATGTAGATACATAGATagattaacaaaattattactttttgaCGTGCATTAATGAAAGCTCGCCGTTAGTAATCATGAACGGTCTATGAGCGtggaaattaaattatgtattttagataaataacaaattagcATTTTGCTAAAAGTGCTAAAACCTAAAACATTAACACTTTCAAATCTACGCTTCTCAATTTTTAAAGTCTGGAAAAGGCGAGCACAAAATTAAGctacttttttattacttcGAGAACAAAACCGCAGACTGAGAGAAGTAACAATTATTTCTGTTCATTTACAAGCTGTTTCATTACACTACATTCACACTAACTAACgatatattaaactaagttACGACATAGTAACGACGCGGTATCGTCACGATAATTTGATCGTACCCTTCACGGATGAGATGCAAATATGTTTACCGCTTGTAAATTCACTCAATTATGTTGTATTGAACGTTTCTATTTATAACAGAATTCGCTTATATgatgcaattaataaaatatatgaagatTTATATATCGGTAGGTTAGGTACAGTTACTATagcttataaaattataagccaaataaaaaaaaatatataaagatacgaaaaaaacgtctttgTTGACTTTTTATTTAGACATCATCAcgttctatttatttattcatctagactttttatataaactgtTTAAATGTTCAATTACATTCAAATTTGTTACCACCGATTCGCAAAGCCGTTTTCCCTGTGTAGAGCTAGCAAGAAACTCTATATATCATTTGCTATTTagaaattgtataaattttgaTATATAACATTGATTGAAGAAAGCAatattcttaataatatatacttacctatgtaatataCGGTGTATAAAAGTAAGTCGACTAGTTACTTCACTTGATAGAAGTGGAATATAAAGAACGGCTGAACGGATTTGAATGATTTTTTATCTAAGATTAATAACTAACTGAATTAcgattaaaaaatcataaatatctGGGCTAAACCGGGACGAACTACTAGTATAATCCATAAACTTTATCAATAGGGCATTTAATAGGGTCTTATACCTTTTACGGCTAAACCCTCAACCGCAATGCTCATCCTATGTAAGAATGTCCTAATGATTAGGAAGGGCTAACAATGGAAACCCTAACCGCATAATATGTCCCAAATTatacaaatgaaataattcCAAATGAATCACATTTATATGTGAAATTGTAAGTACCTTTCGAACTTTCCTGGTCGTAAATGTCATTATTTCTAGATGGGCTAAAGggctaattaattatttcaatacaaaagATGGCTAcgataatgtaaaattaattaatcgtAATCGATTAACTAATACCTCACTTTTTGCTGTTTTCGAtggaaatctaaaaatattaatttttcagtgtaatcattagttaaataattttttaaatgaatgacATGCAATCTGCGTGCGTCTACTACCTACGTCTAAAAACGTAAAAagcgttattttttttcacaaattttATCCATAAAgctaattgaaaataatatattttaacgtaGCACATATAATCACATAAAAACATCTATCGATTCGTTTTCCAAACAAATCTCCAAAAACCGACAGTCATTATAAACAAGCATCTCTGATAACGAATAATATATACTTGACCAATTACGTTAGTTTTCATACTTATACGCCGCTCTACCGTCGACTGATACACACGTGCTGTAAAaacctatataaataataataaataaataaatatggttATAGTACAAGTTAAGCAGGGTCGCTTAGAAGgggagaaattaaaaaatgtgacTGAAGATGGATTTTATTATAGCTTCAAAGGTATACCGTACGCCGCACCTCCGTTAGGAAAGCTGAGATTTAAGgtatgtagtttattgtatAGTTTGTGTTCGTGGTTTTACTCGTTTGATACTAAGTTATACGTATATGCTAATATAGTTTATATGTGTGTCgattttcatacattataaTCGATCTGATTTGTATTTGCGTGATTGATTTACAAACAATCATCTGTACATCAAAACTTTTGCAGTTATgactaagtaggtatttacaaaaataactatATAGATAATAGCAGTTAAATTAGTACCTAGCCCacctaatccatactaatattataaatgcgaaagtaactatctgtctgttactcaatcacgcctaaactactgaacaaaatttcatgcaatttggtatcaaaatatctattttgatacccgagaaaggacataggctactttttatcccgggatatgacgcaatcccagaaatcccacgggaacgggaatatgcgggtttttctttgtctgcgcgggcgatgccgcgggtggaaagctagttacctATATAGCAGACGTAAATAATGATACGTGTAACATATAGGTAGGAACTAATTTCATGCCGGAAAAGATGTGTTTCTACTTATATAGTATccttgtttgttttatatttttgaacgTACGTTGAATCtgtaatgtacctacattgtaAGAAGGCaacaattgttttttttttttttttgtaaaatgttattgttaataattaaaatgtttatattttgtcaaaAGCAATACGGAAATAAAAATGGAACCGATGGGAAAGCGTACAACAattgtgataaataaattataaatttacttatcaaatgtataaaaataagtcgggttttacctgacgctataactccaaAATGCATGAACCGCTATTGAGAGGTTCTACCTTCGACAAATATCGAAGGTTCAATTTTCCACTGCGCtcaaaaaatttttacatagagctaacaatttattatattttcatgagtaaaactaaaaaaatgttataaaaattaggAAAGATCAATATAAAATGCCCTTACCTACTAGACTAGTAATGTAATCTTTCCAGGCAACCGAGGCAAACGGGTAAAAGCATATTTAATAAGATTTAACAACAtatatttaagatattttattgtcaCGAATTTGATGGACAAATCGAAAAAAAACATTGCTGACCCAGgcaaatgtaatttataataaaatatgcatttatttaacacGTTAAACAggtataaatatgttttgtaaTGTAGGTATTGCAACAGCGTGAAGGTCGTCAAGCCGGCTTACATCTTGCGTGATTTAATCGTattttttatcgatttttttacgaacaaaaccaaactgtttttgAACCAGTCATTGTACGTTGCATTGATGAGGATGAATAGTCATAAATAACgtttagataaatatatgtttgaaatttatattccGTTGAGTTgtgcaatataaaaaatgagtCGAGCCttgcatttttattgataattatatcATATATGTATAGTATCAAGACTGCACGGTTGAATGACAAGTTTAAGGTCAAAGACCAAGCAAATAATGTAATTGTACAACTAGTATATACTGTACTGGTTTACTTCATTCGTCTTGTTTCatataactacgttaaaaatgcatatataaaaatattacgtcATTATaagttgttttaaataataatctattgtctgaaattattatttcgattcgattcgattcccacccggggcaaatatttgtgtgatgaataTAGATGTTTGCTTTGTATCTAggtgttaattatctgtataagtatttatttaaaattatattatattatgtttattagccacctggtttccataacacaagcgaaagcttagtatgggatcagatcgtgccgtgtgtgaaaattgtcctgaatttagaaattaaagactttttaacggaatttaaacgcgatttattcattatattattttcccgacgtttcgaacactttacagcgagcgtggtatGTGTGAGCGTGACACGAGCGTAAAACCAAACCCCAGAAAATACAATTGTcctgaatattaaaattaaattttgacgTGCCTcgtaatatctattatataaattaaaaaaaacttaaacataTTAGTTTCACAGGCTTCAGGTAGTAGATAGaggttttaaatttcatatatttagatatacctataatatgaataaataaatacgataACAGATAATACGTAGAGttagttatattaaattagacTTATCGGTCAACTCTATGCCAAATTTTACCATTAAAATCCGTCCACATTGGCagatatctaatatctaatatatgtataatattataaaggcgaaagtttgtatggatgtatggatgtttgttactctttcacataaaaactactgaaccgattacaatgaaatttagcacacatatagagggtaacttggattaacacataggatagtttttatcccggaaatcccacgggaacgggaactatgcgggttttcctttgcaaacgcgggcgaagccacgggcggaaatctagtagaaaatatagaaaataaatcatatagaaaataaacatacaaacaacaTAACCgtgattataaataaagaggaaaaaatgtatgaaacataaaaaaatttatcattGCAATCAAAAATTGcatctttttattacattaccttttttgtatcCAATATACAAAATTGATCTTCACTCTTTCGAAAGAGTGATGAATCTTCActcatttttataagtaaattttttattagaaaaatatcctatggagttaaaattttattgcgtttagtttttgttaagctcgtaatatttttatcgattGTATGATTGAATTATATCAACTATTTGAAACAAGCAAAGCCTTTGAAAATAGCCGACTTAGCAAAATGAATGTCAAAACCTACTGGATGTCTCAACAGTTAAAAAGAATGATACTCAGAGGTCAatgtcaattaaaaattaatattaaggtTAATAAATACACTACAGCTTAGCATAGCATAGCTTGGTGCATGTGACTCTGCTCGTGTGACTTTATACCTACACATTTCCatcaatttgattttatttattttattattatttaaaaattaactttattgtatttaaatacgGTACATATAAGTTTTCGCATTTTCGCACGCGGTTTTCCTCGGTCAATACCCACAGGAAAAGTGTCTTAGTGGCTATTTGCTAtttctgtaccaaatttcattaaatattgatCGTATTGACGTGAAAGAGCATCAAACAtccgtaaaatatttttcgttctatgaatataatgataatattatgtaaacaacGACGTATCTATTCTTGAATAGCTCTTTATCAGTAACATTAAACGTTGATATTGAATTATCACTATATTACTTAGAATTTAAAAGatagatataaatatgattattttttgtatttaggtacctaatgaAGCATCTAataagtgataactgcgttaaaaacaagcgacttcaaacttgcacttgcaacatttacaaatacctacagacaaaaatgctcataaaataaaaactacggggcctatccgaataaaatgtttatgggaccaattcgacaccatcccgcatcgaaaaaaaaaatcacgtaaatcggttcagaaacctcggagtaatcggtgtacatacatatctaaaaaaaaacatagcggccgaattgataacctcctcctttttttttgaagtcggttaaaaatgccTTTGAATTTAGGAAATGTTAAGAagcttttaaaaaatcttaaacactttacgaataataataattcacaaatGCTTACcgttcataataatattatgacaatgcAATGgaactaaaaaattaaatcgtgGAAATCAAAACAAACCTTAGCGATGATAAGTAACTTATTTTAACTTATTGAATAATGCAATGTGgactttatattttcaggaACCGCAGCCGCCGCTCCCGTGGGAAGGTGTAAGAAAAGCAACAGAACATGGACCAATATGTCCTCAACTAGacatatttacaaacaaaaaactatCTGGGAGTGAAGACTGTCTATTCCTCAACGTATATTCTCCAGATATCAAACCATCTAAGCCATTACCTGTTATGTTATTCATCCACGGAGGCGGTCTTAAAAGCGGATCTGGAAACGATGACCAGTACGGACCAGATTTCCTCGTCCAACAAGGCGTCGTGTTAGTCACCATCAATTATAGATTAGAAGCTCTTGGATTTCTATGTTTGGCTACGAAGGACGTCCCTGGTAATGCAGGCTTCAAGGATCAAGTTGCTGCTTTGAAGTGGGTCAATGAAAATATATCGCAATTTGGTGGTGATCCTCACaacattacaatatttggCGAAAGCGCTGGAGGATTGTCCACTGCTTTACATGTTCTATCGCCATTATCAAAAGGTTTATTTCAAAGAGCTATCGTAATGAGTGGATCACCATTCTGTGAATGGGCCCTCCCATTTGAAAACAGAAGAAGAGCATTTGTACTTGGAAAAGAATTAGGCTTAGAAACGGAGGATCCTGAAGAGCTTTTAGAATTTCTACAAAATGTTCCCGTCGAGAAGCTCGTGCATACGAGTCCTATTGTTTTTGGTCTTGAGGAAGTTTATGGAAATTATCTAAAACACTACCATTTCACAGC
This region includes:
- the LOC123696697 gene encoding juvenile hormone esterase-like encodes the protein MVIVQVKQGRLEGEKLKNVTEDGFYYSFKGIPYAAPPLGKLRFKEPQPPLPWEGVRKATEHGPICPQLDIFTNKKLSGSEDCLFLNVYSPDIKPSKPLPVMLFIHGGGLKSGSGNDDQYGPDFLVQQGVVLVTINYRLEALGFLCLATKDVPGNAGFKDQVAALKWVNENISQFGGDPHNITIFGESAGGLSTALHVLSPLSKGLFQRAIVMSGSPFCEWALPFENRRRAFVLGKELGLETEDPEELLEFLQNVPVEKLVHTSPIVFGLEEVYGNYLKHYHFTAVVEKNFGHNAFLPKEPEEILKSGNINDVEVMIGYTSEECIIGLLDKNVITTYFKYDDIFVPKQILCTATPKTILKTADTIKKHYLSKSLDKNVRTNEIIRYWSECTFVYPIMKFLELLSDTGKCKTYLYRFSTISERNVIGNMGKEFEVTGAAHLDDLMYLFNPKLWNLPTDKNAESFKLVQQFCRLVTNFAKYGNPTPDSSLGATWQEYDKKNKAYMDIGQHLVPGSNLNEDVFEFWEGIFMSSGSPLYLQ